The genomic DNA GCAAGCAACGGCTGGACGCGGTCATTGAGAACTCGGCCGACGGCATCATGATCCTGGATCCACAACGGCGGATCGAGATCATCAACCGGGCGATGTTGCAGATGACCGGGTGGTCGCGCGAGGACGCCCTTGGGCAGCCATGCCACAAAGTGCTGGCTTTGCAGAACATCGAAGGAAACGATATCTGTCAAATCGAGAACCCAGAGGCCCAGTTGCCGCGTCAGGGGACCCTCTATGTCGAAGGGGAGCTCATACGTCCCAGCGGCTCGCGCCTGGTGGTGGGCGTCCGCTACACCCCGCTGTGGGATGAGGCGGGCCACCTACGCAACATCATCGTCAACGTGGTGGACATTACCCGCTACCGGGAGGCGGAGGACATGAAGCGCACCTTCATCTCCGTGATCTCCCATGAGCTGAAGACCCCTGTGGCTCTGATCAAGGGATATGCGACGACGCTGGCTCGCGAGGACGCCCATTGGGATCAGGAGACCCTGCGCGAGGGCCTGCGCGTGATCGAAGAGGAGAGCGACCGTCTCAACAGCCTGATTGACAACCTGCTGGATGCCTCGCGCATCCAGGCCGGCGTGTTGAAACTAGAGATGGGGGATGTAAACCTACCACAACTCGTGCGTCGCGCAGTTGAGCGGTTCTCCACCCAGACTGATCGGCATCAATTTGAGATTGATTTCCCAGAAGACTTTCCCATTGTGCTGGGGGACGATGAGCGACTACGACAGGTGCTGGATAACCTGATCAGCAACGCCATCAAGTACTCGCCTGACGGCGGCGTAATTCGCATCGGCGGATGGGCGGATGAAGACCAGGTGACCGTGTATGTGGCCGATCAAGGGATTGGCATCCCGCCAGAGGAACACAGTCGGCTCTTCAACCGATTTTACCGGGTGGATTCCAGCCTGCGCCGCAAGACGCAAGGAGCAGGTCTAGGGCTGTTCCTGTGCAAGTCGCTCGTTGAGGCCCATGGTGGGCATATCTGGTTCCGCTCGGAGCCGGGGAAAGGCTCTACCTTTTTCTTCTCACTGCCCATCGCTAAGGGCGAAGCTGCGGCACGATAAACCCGAACAGCGCCAGCAGATCGAGGGCGGCCATCCCCAGATAGACGAGCGCCAGATACACACCGCGCCATCGCGCCGGCGTCAAGCCGACAAAGCCCAATGCGATCCCCGCCCCGCCCCCTAGCGCAGCCGTCCATCGGCTCACATGGCCACGAGAGAGGCCGAAAACGAGATAGCCCAATGTGGCGATCAGTAGCAAGCCTGCCATCCACTGGCTAAGGCGCGGTTGCAACACCCGATCCAATCCCACAGCGAAGCACAGCCCCCAAACTGGCAACGCTGGGAACAGGTAGCGCCCTTGGTGCTGCACAAATGTCAGATTGTACCAAACATATGCGCCAATGGTCAGTAGCAGCCACACCAGCATCCACGCAATCACTTGCCTCTGCGCGCTCCCCTCGTTGATCATCGTAGCCGGCGAGCTCTCGTCACTATGATGTTGCTCTCCTCTTTCAAGGCTTTCTATAGCCCTCGGACGAACATGAGGACCTGGTCGTCTGCCAGGCTGAAGCACCTCCCAGACCGCCACCAGGCATCCCACCGCTATCACCGCGCTCAGGATCGCCAGCGCAAGGTAGATGCGGCTGTCCATGAGCACGCCCATCCAACCGAATTGTCCCCAGAAGCTACGAAAGGTGGTGACACCTGCCTGTCGCAATAGCTCGACCGATCCCATCTGTGCCAGCCATTCGCTCGTGCGCGGCTGGCCAACCACTACCAAGTTGTGCTGCCTGAGGCCCAGGATGTCGCCGGGGCCGTATACCAGCCAGTTACGGACCCACCAGGGCAATCCCAGCAGTATCCCAGGCCCCAATCCCAACGCCAAACGCCGGGCCCAATCCCGACCATCACTCGCGCCGCGCCATAGAATCGCTAGGAAAACCAACGGCCACGCCAAATAAGCGGTAGTCTTAGTCAGAAAGCCTAGCCCGGTGAGCAGAGCCAGGCCTAGGAGCAGCCAACGGTCGCGTCGCCAGTCCCCTTTGCTGCGCAGATAAGCCAACGACAGAGCCGCGCATCCGGCGAGAATCCACTCGCCCAGGATATCGTTGTTGACGGCTGCGCTCATCGCTATGTGCTGGGGTAAAAACGCCGCAAAGGCCGTTCCCCCCAACGCCAGTCCCTCGCGGCCCGGAAGTGCGATGCGCAGAAGCCGATAGATCGTCCATAGCAGCCCTACCCCCAGCGCCACGCTGAAGAGGCGCAACGCGATCAACCGACCATCGGCCAACCGGTACACAGGCACTGCTAGCACATAGTAGAGCGGAGGCTGATGAGACTCGTATCGGATGGGATCTACAGACATGTCAGCGGGGAAGCGGCGCGCCTTGATCTCCTCGAGATAACCCTGATTGTAATCGCCCGGCTGAAGGATGGGGAGTTGTCCCTTCTCAGCCAGGTCACGGATGTAGTTATAGTGGGCCGGTTCATCGGGGGCTTGCCAAGCGGGGGTGAAGACAGCATATAGGCTGGCGATGACCACGTAACCCACGAGGATTAAACCGAGCAAGATGCGCGACCATGTGGCGGCAGGTGACATATGAACTCCCCTGAAACGAGCGATGGGATTGCCTTCGCCTGCCCTATGGCTGCAGCGCTGCCGGCAGCGAGAGGGTCACGGCTGGCGGATTGCTCATGGGCGGATCGGCGTCGCGCACGGTGAGCCGCAAGCCGCTAGCGTCACTCGCCACATCGAACACGATCACACCGATGGCCGTTTCCCAGGGCGCCAGTTTATGCAGCGCCAACGAGAGCAACCCATGTTGCTCTGCGTAGCGGTTGGTAGCTGCGATGTTCACCTCATACCGACGGCCTCGGCTGTCCCGCACTCCTTCGCCGAAAGTCAAACTAGCAGCGATCTGTTGATAACCACCGCTTCGGTTCACGAT from Anaerolineae bacterium includes the following:
- a CDS encoding ATP-binding protein; protein product: MSSLMSYQLRQREYLLEISRAMTARLELGAVLRLILTYAAEMVGAEVGLIALSERNGELVVKASYGIPAQLLPRFAPLLTDIPRLMDLQQRTGWQIPDLNLRLHAVSAAVGLPLDQVISLPLVVEDEPLGVIYLFRSGSLAFTSNDRRVLMAFAAQAAIAVRNARLYSDLVAGKQRLDAVIENSADGIMILDPQRRIEIINRAMLQMTGWSREDALGQPCHKVLALQNIEGNDICQIENPEAQLPRQGTLYVEGELIRPSGSRLVVGVRYTPLWDEAGHLRNIIVNVVDITRYREAEDMKRTFISVISHELKTPVALIKGYATTLAREDAHWDQETLREGLRVIEEESDRLNSLIDNLLDASRIQAGVLKLEMGDVNLPQLVRRAVERFSTQTDRHQFEIDFPEDFPIVLGDDERLRQVLDNLISNAIKYSPDGGVIRIGGWADEDQVTVYVADQGIGIPPEEHSRLFNRFYRVDSSLRRKTQGAGLGLFLCKSLVEAHGGHIWFRSEPGKGSTFFFSLPIAKGEAAAR
- a CDS encoding glycosyltransferase family 39 protein, with the protein product MSPAATWSRILLGLILVGYVVIASLYAVFTPAWQAPDEPAHYNYIRDLAEKGQLPILQPGDYNQGYLEEIKARRFPADMSVDPIRYESHQPPLYYVLAVPVYRLADGRLIALRLFSVALGVGLLWTIYRLLRIALPGREGLALGGTAFAAFLPQHIAMSAAVNNDILGEWILAGCAALSLAYLRSKGDWRRDRWLLLGLALLTGLGFLTKTTAYLAWPLVFLAILWRGASDGRDWARRLALGLGPGILLGLPWWVRNWLVYGPGDILGLRQHNLVVVGQPRTSEWLAQMGSVELLRQAGVTTFRSFWGQFGWMGVLMDSRIYLALAILSAVIAVGCLVAVWEVLQPGRRPGPHVRPRAIESLERGEQHHSDESSPATMINEGSAQRQVIAWMLVWLLLTIGAYVWYNLTFVQHQGRYLFPALPVWGLCFAVGLDRVLQPRLSQWMAGLLLIATLGYLVFGLSRGHVSRWTAALGGGAGIALGFVGLTPARWRGVYLALVYLGMAALDLLALFGFIVPQLRP